The proteins below are encoded in one region of Alosa sapidissima isolate fAloSap1 chromosome 24, fAloSap1.pri, whole genome shotgun sequence:
- the usp42 gene encoding ubiquitin carboxyl-terminal hydrolase 42, with amino-acid sequence MTIVDKPLEKSDLESVRGNRSGSLASFSSGDMDGSCSSWGGGSSTSDPPRAKTPCMGPTPGATLYSAAAATTTSASTTPLATERPKEQVTATSGDGIALPQKVLFPAERLSLKWNQMHRIGAGLQNLGNTCFLNSALQCLTYTTPLANYMLSREHSKTCHEPGFCMMCTMQNHITQVFANSGNVIKPIGVLNDLKRIAKHFRFGSQEDAHEFLRYTVDAMQKSCLPGNKLDRQTQATTLIHQIFGGYLRSRVKCLNCKAVSDTFDPYLDVALDIKTAPTITKALEQFVKPEQLDGENAYKCTKCKKMVPASKRFTLHRSSNVLTISLKRFANYNGGKIAKDVRYAEYLDLRPYMSQPHGDPLIYNLYAVLVHSGFSCHAGHYYCYVKGSNGQWYQMNDSSVSVSDIRSVLNQQAYVLFYIRCHDVKNGGEVSPMIRTPPRPVLNVRGLTVNRPAVPASNGPPRLLKVNGRAYHSGFRYGSSAGSGSSSSSSTLTKTGSGLSSASSSASSSSSSSSSSSSSSSTHASHAPRPTEIADPDKRQKLSFLIGQGKSVRPGLSQPGSLSTSGLSHTQPSSSAAASSSSSSSFSTLHSTSDPSPSSSGSKLNGAPYSSSCSSSGSSSATAASALLVPYGEESSEESDQESNSGFRQNGQNGQNGEEHGAVKPTNGKRNGHSMSPPAKRHTSDPMASQPKTNGSSNGYANGHDDLKPSQNGHKGHHKVNGVKVNGNGHVTSPNSFHGREAEFRANPGLSKPSSSKTPDACAGMSVPSVGKNGHESPPHTSGSLRDSGEASASSQLDGSSVLLPPAREAPAETRAKLPEVCADSLPNSKEQTPQAFEVKHVTHNGSGDCPSDSQARGPTGERVHVNGLNGRPEAGDAGTTKHTGRDERERDWSRQARPSDYSSKDRERDRDRDPHRRYYDHNGGSDRGRDRYGNGYGHRGDREFRPPRPRSGSRERYPRDSDRHRERHRYYHHRDHNRDYYRHRSRGERDRDRRPVVGEYNHHRGSGHREDGPSRWAGEEPGAWASRPHHSEDEETSSRAKPSTYCSSSASSGHTDRKRSLKDDHSEERQVKKHKKSKKKKKSKDKDKHRGSDLDSPERPSDRTSVRHKKKKKKKKKKRRHEDERSHRSSSAEECSGRKRHSHDRDPSLQDAKRARLDNHSAYAPGAKHRQLNGHIGNGYSSGSSQEGYSTQGVSREAKYMMASGRLSSPVRVGSSEDKRRGSGMTTADVNGLVV; translated from the exons ATGACCATAGTTGACAAACCATTAGAGAAATCTGACCTCGAGTCAGTGCGGGGGAATCGCTCTGGCTCGCTGGCCTCCTTCTCCTCTGGGGACATGGACGGCAGCTGCTCCAGCTGGGGAGGGGGCTCATCCACGTCCGACCCCCCCAGGGCAAAGACCCCCTGCATGGGTCCCACCCCTGGAGCCACCCTGTACagcgccgccgccgccaccaccaccagcgcctccaccacccccctcgCTACGGAGCGGCCTAAGGAGCAGGTGACGGCCACCAGCGGCGACGGCATCGCTCTCCCGCAGAAGGTGCTGTTCCCGGCCGAGCGTCTGAGCCTCAAGTGGAACCAGATGCACCGCATCGGAGCTGGCCTCCAGAACCTGGGCAACACCTGCTTCCTCAACTCGGCCCTGCAGTGTCTCACCTACACCACCCCCCTGGCCAACTACATGCTGTCCCGCGAGCATTCCAAGACAT GTCATGAACCTGGGTTTTGCATGATGTGCACAATGCAGAACCACATCACCCAGGTGTTTGCCAACTCGGGCAACGTCATCAAACCCATCGGTGTTCTCAATGACCTGAAAC GGATTGCCAAGCATTTCCGCTTTGGGAGTCAGGAGGATGCCCATGAGTTCCTGCGGTACACTGTGGATGCTATGCAAAAGTCCTGCTTGCCTGGAAACAA ATTGGACCGGCAAACGCAGGCGACCACTCTCATCCATCAGATCTTTGGAGGGTATTTGAGGTCTAGAG TAAAATGCCTAAACTGCAAAGCAGTGTCTGATACATTTGACCCATACCTGGATGTTGCTTTGGACATTAAG ACTGCCCCGACCATTACTAAGGCTCTGGAGCAGTTTGTCAAGCCGGAGCAACTTGATGGAGAGAACGCCTACAAGTGTACCAA ATGTAAGAAAATGGTCCCAGCCTCCAAGAGATTCACCCTCCACCGCAGCTCTAACGTGCTGACCATTTCACTCAAGCGGTTTGCCAACTACAACGGCGGCAAGATCGCCAAG GATGTGAGGTATGCGGAGTACCTCGATCTGCGGCCCTACATGTCCCAGCCTCATGGCGATCCGCTGATCTACAACCTGTATGCCGTACTCGTCCACTCTGGCTTTAGCTGCCACGCCGGCCACTACTACTGCTACGTAAAG GGTAGTAACGGGCAGTGGTACCAGATGAACGACTCGTCGGTGTCTGTCAGTGATATCCGTTCGGTTCTTAACCAGCAGGCCTACGTCCTCTTCTACATCAG GTGTCATGATGTCAAGAATGGAGGGGAGGTGTCCCCAATGATCCGCACCCCTCCCAGGCCAGTTCTGAACGTCCGGGGTCTGACGGTCAACCGACCTGCTGTGCCAGCGTCCAATGGGCCGCCACGCCTGCTCAAG GTTAATGGGCGGGCGTACCACAGTGGCTTCAGGTACGGCAGTAGCGccggcagcggcagcagcagcagcagcagcactttgACCAAAACTGGGTCAGGCTTGTCCTCTGCTTCCTCGtctgcatcctcctcctcctcctcctcctcttcctcctcctcctcctcctccacccatgCCTCCCATGCACCCAGGCCCACGGAGATCGCCGACCCAGACAAGAGGCAGAAATTGTCCTTCCTCATCGGCCAGGGCAAGAGTGTCCGGCCGGGCCTGTCCCAGCCGGGCTCCTTGTCCACCTCCGGCTTATCCCACACTCAGCCCTCGTCCAGTGCTGCTGCCTCCtcgtcatcctcctcctccttctccacctTGCACTCTACCtcagacccctccccctcctcctctggctCCAAGCTCAACGGCGCCCCCTACAGCAGCAGTTGCAGTagtagcggcagcagcagcgccaCTGCTGCCTCTGCCCTGCTTGTGCCCTACGGTGAGGAGTCCTCCGAGGAGTCGGACCAGGAGAGCAATAGCGGGTTCCGGCAGAACGGTCAGAATGGTCAGAATGGTGAGGAGCACGGCGCTGTCAAGCCTACCAACGGGAAGAGGAACGGACATAGCATGTCGCCGCCGGCTAAAAGGCACACCAGCGATCCCATGGCTAGCCAACCCAAGACCAATGGTTCTTCCAATGGCTATGCCAATGGCCACGATGACCTCAAGCCCAGCCAGAATGGTCACAAAGGCCACCACAAGGTCAATGGTGTGAAG GTTAATGGGAATGGTCATGTGACCTCTCCCAACTCCTTTCATGGCCGGGAAGCTGAGTTCAGGGCCAATCCAGGCCTTAGCAAGCCAAG CTCCAGCAAAACCCCTGATGCCTGTGCTGGCATGAGTGTGCCTTCTGTTGGCAAGAATGGCCATGAGTCCCCACCTCACACCTCTGGTAGCCTGCGGGACTCAGGCGAGGCTAGTGCCTCCTCCCAGCTGGACGGCTCCTCTGTCCTTTTGCCGCCAGCCCGTGAGGCGCCAGCCGAGACGCGGGCCAAGCTGCCCGAGGTGTGTGCGGACAGCCTCCCGAACTCCAAGGAGCAGACGCCGCAGGCCTTTGAGGTGAAGCACGTGACTCATAACGGTTCGGGAGATTGCCCCTCGGACTCTCAGGCAAGGGGTCCCACCGGTGAGCGCGTGCACGTGAACGGACTCAACGGGCGGCCAGAGGCGGGCGATGCCGGGACTACTAAGCACACCGGCCGAGATGAACGGGAGCGCGACTGGAGCCGGCAAGCACGCCCGTCCGACTACTCCTCTAAGGACCGCGAGAGGGATCGGGACCGTGACCCGCACCGCCGCTATTATGACCACAACGGTGGCAGCGACCGGGGAAGGGACCGGTACGGCAACGGCTACGGTCACCGCGGTGACAGGGAGTTCCGTCCTCCCCGCCCGCGCTCTGGCAGCCGAGAACGCTACCCCCGCGACTCGGATCGCCACCGGGAACGCCACAGGTACTACCACCACCGTGACCACAACCGGGACTATTACCGTCACCGATCCAGAGGCGAGCGCGATCGTGACCGGCGACCTGTCGTCGGGGAGTATAACCACCACCGAGGGTCTGGACACAGGGAGGACGGCCCCAGCCGCTGGGCAGGCGAGGAGCCTGGGGCCTGGGCCTCGCGACCGCACCACAGCGAGGACGAGGAAACGTCCAGCAGGGCCAAACCGTCCACctactgctcctcctctgcctctagTGGGCACACGGACAGGAAACGCAGCCTGAAGGATGACCACTCAGAGGAGCGGCAGGTCAAGAAACACAAGAAGtccaagaagaaaaagaagagcaAAGACAAGGACAAGCATAG GGGTTCAGATCTGGACTCCCCCGAGCGGCCCAGCGACCGCACCTCTGTGAgacacaagaagaagaagaagaagaagaaaaagaagaggaggCACGAGGACGAGCGCAGCCACCGCAGCTCCAGCGCCGAGGAATGTTCCGGCCGCAAGCGTCACAGCCACGACCGTGACCCGTCGCTGCAGGACGCCAAGCGTGCCCGCCTCGACAACCACTCTGCCTACGCCCCCGGCGCCAAACACCGCCAGCTGAATGGCCACATAG GTAATGGTTACTCCTCCGGCTCTTCCCAGGAAGGCTACAGCACCCAGGGAGTCTCTAGGGAGGCTAAATACA TGATGGCATCTGGTCGGCTGTCGAGTCCTGTGCGTGTTGGATCAAGTGAGGACAAGAGAAGGGGCTCCGGGATGACCACAGCTGAT GTCAATGGGCTTGTGGTTTAG